In the Hevea brasiliensis isolate MT/VB/25A 57/8 chromosome 8, ASM3005281v1, whole genome shotgun sequence genome, AGATATTGCTCACTCAGTTGGAGTAGTAAATCAGTTCCTTTCAAATCCAGGAAAGGAACATGGATTATAGTAAAATGGATTTTAAGATATCTTCgtggaacttcaaaattttgTTTATGTTTTGGAGATTCCAACTCGTGTTAGTTGGTTACAGATGCGATATGGTCGCAAAGTTGACTCGAGAAAGTCTACATCAGGATATCTAATTTCATTTGCAGGGGGAGCAGTGTCATGGCAATCAAAGTTACAAAAATGTGTTACTCTTTCTACTACTAAGGCAAATTTTATTGCAGCAACGGAAGTATGTAAGGAGTTGTTATGGATGAAAAAGTTCTTGAATGAACTTGGTTTCTGACAAAAAAGTTATCAATTATTTTGTGCCAGTCAAAGTGCTATTCACCTTGAAAAAAATTCTTCCTTTCATTCTAGATCGAAGCATATTGATTTGAAATATCACCGGACTAGAGATGTGTTGGAGATGAAACGGTTATTGCTTAAGAAGATCCATATAGATGAAAATGGATTAGATATGTTGACAAAGATTTTACCCTTACCAAAGGAGAAGTTTGAATACTGTCAATCAACAGCAGGAATGGTAGAGCCCTCCGTGTAATTGAGAAGGAGAGAATTGTTGTGGGTCCCTCCAAATGGAGGCACCATTTTAAAGAGCCAAtggttttttatttaaaaaaaatgaagaaattcaaaaaaagttaaaaaaaatgggTGATGTGTGTAGCTGTACTAAGCTATATAAAAAGCAAATCAATTTTTAAAGGATAAGAATTGTTAAGTGGCTATGCTTAAAGCAGTGCAAATTGGTTTTTGCCTATAAATAGACAGTTCTTCATTCATTTTATGTGTATGAGTTTGTGAGTTATTCCAAAGCAAATTTGCTTTGAAAAAGGGTGTTCCAAGACTTATAGCTTTGAGAAAAAATTGAGAGAgagtattattaattttataaattattttttaaagggAGAGTGACAAAAATAGTGAGGAAATTCTTGTGGTTTTTTTGGAAAACACTTTTTTCGAGTGCCACTATTTTTGGTAGATCTCATTTATACTTTCTTTGTACATGCTATTTTATAATGGAAGATTGGACGTAACCCAAATTAAAGGTGAACcacgttaaatttatttttgggtaccattttatttattattatcgtAGTATTTATTTTTCTGTTACTTAATTTAAGGTGCTTCCTCAATAGATAGGAGTTACCTGAAGGAGCTACAGAGTCCAAGTGAACAAGGTGTCCTTCGTGCAAAGTGAGCCATGGTAATTGAGGAACCTGCACAACAGAGTTAGGAACATGTAAAtctttgaatggaaaattttttggATGAAAACGGGCATAATATGCTAGGTAAATGCGTCCTGTGGGAAGGACTGACCCAAATGCACACATAGTTTGGTTTGAAAACTAAATTTATGAGTGTTTTATGGCCGAAGGAGTGGAAAAATGGCACAGCTGAAAGGCTTAACTCAAGATAATTTGGGTCTTTattgaataataatttaaatgGGGAATAATTTTTTAAGGATAGAACTTGGTAAATTATTAATCAACATGCCACTCAATTCAAAGGCAAAGTTCCAATATTTAAGAGGAACTTGGGCATGGGTAAAGCAAAGTTAATCCAATATCAACAAGATGTTATTTTTTATTCTGCAGTGCCATTTTGCTCGTGTGTATGGGCATGTTATACGATGCTCAATACTAACTGATAAAAAATATTTGTGAAGTTTTTGATAGTCTTCTCCCCAATGAAAATGAAAAGCTTTAAATTTTAGTGTAAAATTGGTGTTCAACCAGTAAACATCACTCTTATTTTTAAGCAAATAAACCCATGTGAATCTCGTATAATCATCAATGAAATTAACATGCGACTTCGGCCTAAGCCAGATAACACGGGAGTTGGTTCCAAACATTGGAATGTGTAATTTCAAATGGACCATTGCTTTTATGTTCGATGGAGGCAAAAGAAATGCGACTTAATTTTCCTAAGGAACAAGATGAACATGGCGATAAAACGAGAGGTGAACaaggtcaattaaaatttttgacaatattGGAAATAATTCAAAAATGCAGATGTCCAAGACAAGCATGCCATTCGTCCATTGATAAACGCTCTCCAACTAAAGTTTGTTTGAATGACGGACGAAGCaaataaattctattttcacttgGATATTGCAGAAAGACCCTAATCCTTAACAACAACATGGGTTGGCCAAAATTCAAAGAAGGAAGAACCGTCAGTAGTAAATTTTTGGACAAAAAGAAGGTTCTTGACTATGTTAGGGACACAAGGTACATTATTTAATTGCAAGAAACTAGCGTTTGAAGGAAGAGATACTTAACCTATATGAGAAATTTGCAATCCTTGTCTATTACCAGCATGGAGCTGGTTAGAACCTTGTACTCATCAGCTATATTGAGAGTGGATAAGTCCGGTGTGATGTGATAATTTGCTGCAGTATCTGGGAACCAGGGATGTGGAGACTCATGCGATGAATAATTGGCAGTAGGCATAAAATTAGAAGTGGCAAGTTGTGCAAAAGTATGATTGCCATAAGCAAGATAATTAGCTTGCACATAGGATGGCATGGGTGTTGTATAGGGACGTCTACAGCAATCAGCAGTATGGTTGCGCCAACCAAAGACCTGGCAAGGAGGAGCAGAAGGTCTCGTGGGCGTGGGCAATCAGGGACAAATAGATGAAGGCTTAACAACCATGTTAGCCAGAGGCAACTCATAAGAGCTTTTAAGGACTTCATGTGCTACAAGTTGTCTATGTAATTCATGAAAAGAGACAGAATCTGGGCGCAAATTAAAAGAGCAGTGATTAAAAGTGATAATCATTATCAATATTAAAATAGATTATGGCGTTGAACTCGGCTGGGGAAAGAGGACGTCCAGCGGCACCCAATTCATCAACCAAAGCTTTTGCACGTTGCAAGTAATCCAAAACTGACATATCATTTTTCTTTAGCTCTTGAAGTTCTATATGGAGTTAGAATTATCAATTTTGAGAAATGGAGCCAAAGGCATCAGCCGAAGCATGCCATACATCATAAGAAGAGGTCAGGCAAATTATATAAAGAAACACTTCTTTAGAGAGGGAATACAGAAGCCAAGTGAGAATCATCTGATCCTTCTTGCACCAAGTTTCATAGGCAGGATTTGGAATTTGTTTAGTGGTAGCAAAGGGATTTGCAATCGTCTTAGATGGGGGAGGAGAAGAGCCATCAATAAATTCATTCCAATTTTGTTAATTGAGAAGGGgtaaaatctgagttttctaggccAGATAGTTCTTTGTTGTCAGTTTGATAGAGAAAGTATGATGAGTGGAAGTAGTGGTCGACAATGGAGAAGAAAGAAGAGAGGCACTGGAAGATGAACTCATGATTTTGAAGATGGCTCTAATTCCATGTAAAATATGTGATATTGTATTGCTTGTATTGTTGTACAAGAGATGGTAAAACATGTATATGAGCAGATTGTAAAATATAAAGATAGTACAATATAAAGATACACAAGGAAACAAATATGTGTTATCTACGTGAAAAAGAATAACTAAAATAAGAGATCAATGACTATGAAGGTGATCTTCATCCTAATATTCCTCCATTTTACTATGCTGCTACGAGTCCCTTCTTCAGAGCCTTCCATCATGTTTCCTATAATCTTCTTTCATCCTTCCAGCTCTTCTAATTCTATAGTATAAACCACTTTGTACTCAGGCCAGCCATATCCTTCTAGCCCATCTATTGATCTCTATCCACAGCAAACACCTTGAGGAATTACAAAAACAAAATATTACGATGAAGACATAGGATAGTTGTTCTATTGACTAATGAATTAAGAAGTTTTATACCTTGCAAAAATCAATGGAGATTTGCTTGAATATTCCATGTAAGGACATTGAATATTCATGGACCAAGCATTGATCGAGCATTTTAAATCTACTCTCTTATCTGGAACAATCAATAGCAATAGTTCAGGTCTAATAATGGAGACTGGTGAGGTTGATTCAAACAGTAATCTATCACCAATATATGCTGAAGTTGTTGCATCATACATGGATAAACTTGTTCACTTTTGGTGTACTTGGCATCCATCACTCGTGTCCTAAATAAGCATCCTCCACTTTGACCTAGGTGAAAATCCAATCAGAGAAACACACATGAATATCCAAAGTTAATATGGCAAAGATCCAAATCAAGATTCAGATTGGCACGGAATTGAATCTCAGAATTCCCTTTTCCTTGGCTATTCCAATGACCAATAAAAGCAAAAACAAACCCATCTAACAAAATTTAAAGACCCATAATCTGAAATGAAATTTTGCATTACCTTGAACTCTAGTGCTAAACATTTTCTATTTGCTTTCAAACTTTTTGTTAGCCAAAGTTTTAAATCATTTTTGTCAAAATTTCTACAATTTTGCAGCAGCAGGGAAAGTAGTAATTTTAGCtgttagaaatgagtttgacTTGTATGGGTATCCTCTACATAATATTCCCTGCGTGTAGTTCTTCTCAGCCATTTGACTTCTCTGATTGTACTTCCTGCACAACAATCATTATATGTTACATGCTATATAATCACATAATTCATTAGAGacaataaaattttgagaatctAATTTTGCATGCCCTTGTNNNNNNNNNNNNNACCTGCTAAAGTTGCTGCATTATACACTGATTGAAGCTTCTCCACTTTCAGTGGACTTGGTATCCATCTCTTGTGTCCTAAATAAGCATCCTCCAATTTTATTTACAACCCCTAGATGAAAATCAATCAGAAACACACTCATGAATATTCAAAGTTAATATGACAAAGATACAAACGATGATTCACATTGGAAACCAGATTGAATTTCAGAATTCCCTTTTACTTGGATATTCTAATGACCAATGAAAGCAAAAATAAACCCatctaaaaaaatttaaagagccATAATCCAAAATGAAATTTTGCATTACCTTAAGGCTTGAGCACTAGTGCCAAAGCATTTTTTGTCaaaatttcttcaattttgtAGCAGCAGGTAGGTGTATTACTAGCTGAAAATGAGTTTGACTTAGATGGGTATCTTACCATAATATTGCTGTGTGGTGGTTCTCTCAGCTGTTTGAGTTTCTGATTGTACTACCTGCACAACAATCATTATACATGCTACAATCACCAGGATTCATTAGAGAcgataaaattttgaaaatctcaTTTGCGTGCAGTTATCTTCTTATTTAGTAACATTCTTGAAAGTTCTCAAATTTCTTGCAATGTCACCAAATTACTATTTGAGCATGTAACTGTGAAATTTCTCAAAATAGTCATGGATAAAAGGAAAGGATTTAGGATATCCTTCGCAGTTCACTTTCCCCTTCTCTCTAACTTGAATTAATTTTGCCCACTAAATAGCAACAGCTATTTCTCCCCTCTACCTGAGCTACTATAAACAATGAATATACAGCACAATGGAGTCAATCAGCTGATTAATTTTCCCAAGAAAATCAAAAGGGAAAAGAATTTCCTAAATCaggaaataattttaaaagaaaatacaagagatCAGAGTGTGCTAAATGAGTATCAGTAACGATTAAATCAGAGACCATAGCCACGAAATTAATGTTCAAACAACAGTGCCAATTTGCCATGGAAATTTTGTTCATTAATATATTGTATAATCTTCAAACAAAGCAAACTAACATGagcaataataaaagaaattcaaaattgAGAGTATAATAAGTTAAACAAAGATTCAGACATCTACCTTCAACTGGAAAAATATTAGTTAATCTGCGTCACAAATCTCATGGAACATCAGCCTTATTCAAGCTTTTGCATATGAACACTGGCCTATCCGTCTCTTTAGCTTTCTGGGAAAGAAATTTGACAGCTAAGAATAAGCAATATTATAATCATTAGGTACAAAAAATATGTGTATTAACTATGCATAAAATCGTTGAATGACTTGAACACaatatatataaagtgatttgataattttttttttcaattaatgcTTACCATTTCCACAAATAATGATTGAATGGTGTTATTAAGGCTGCCTTCCCATTCCCATTCGCATAAATATTTTTTTGAGAAGTTTTGGTATTTCCGTTCCCAATCCATTCCAATTCCATTTATATTTAGGTTCTCCTGTTTGAACTCTCCATAGCTTTGGCGCGCTCAAGACTTCTTGCGCAAAAATCTTCATATTGGGGCATTCTATAATGATCACTTCTTCCAAAGAAGGGAAACTGAAGGTAGAATTACCAGAGCAGAAGCTAGAGAGGCTTGGTAGATTTTGAAGTTccaaacattttagttgaccgaaGCAAATCTTCTCTTCTTCATCTTTATCTGCTTCAGTCACTATAATTTCTTGGATCAGTCCACATTCCTCTATCTTCATTTTTCTAAGTCGTTCAAGACTTCTCGCTGTTGAGGAAGATATTAGATTTACTAGACGTTGGCAATTTGATACCTCCAGTGTTTTGAGATTTTGGAAAGAAACTGAGGATGGCACTAAAATTTCCAGTCTGCCACATTCCAGTACTTCTAAAGTCTCCAGATATTGAAAAACTGTGAGTAGTTTAGCGTCCATCAGATGCTTGAGCCTTGGCAGCTTAGACAGCTTTAGTTCTTTCAATTTTACAAGTCCAGCACGTGTTTCCTCGCTAAtaatctcttcatgaaaaatgatttcTTCGAAAGAAGCATCACTCAGTGTAGAGTCATTGGAAAAACAGGTTAGCTCAATGCCTTTCAGTCCAGACAAGAAATCAGCTTGAGACCACATATCCTTCATGGTGTTATATTCCACTCTCAATTCTTCTAAACTTGGGATCGCAACCTAATaaatcaaaaaaataataatcaataAGAAAGGATATAGGATGATCAATAAACAAGGATATTAATAAAGACTGACCTTCCCGCCAGAAGAGGCTGCAATGGAAAAAACAAAGTCCCCATTGTGAATTCCTTCTTCATTTCCCTCAGCAATCATGCTTAGATCTTGGTCCTCACAAAATTTTGAAGCTAATAATTCCATGTTTGGACAGCCAACCATATCAATTCTTTTCAAGGATGGGCATTTCAGAAAATCCCTTGCAGAATAAAAACTTGACAAGTTAGGCAAACACTCGAGACTTATGGACTCCATTGATGGAAACATGATCTTATCTTTCACTACTTCCTCGTCTGCTTCTTTTGTGATTATATGTTCCACCAAAATACATCTTTTTAATTCCATATGTTGGAGATTTACAAGACCCGAAGCCATGGACAGAGTAAATATATTAGTCAAGCTGCCACAATTCTGAACTTGCAACAACGTTAGGTTTTAAAGCTCAAAATTCCTTGAGGATCATCGTTCACACATGCCTCAATCTAGGCAAATCAATTAACCTCAATTCATTTGAATAATTCAATAACCCAACATCACCTTCGTCAGCATTTAGCCCTTCCAAATCAAACAGCTCTTCTACAGAATCGCATCTTTCTACAACCAGCTCATTTAGCCAGAACAAGTACTTTAGTAGATTTGAGGATAGGGCATTTGAGAAAAAAGCACAACCGTCCACCACTAACTTTCGTAAGTGCATCAAGTTCTTGAATGGAAATTGGCCATGCCATTTTTCTTTCAGCATAGGAAAGTTGGAGAGCTGCACTTCatctatccattcaaatgcaaccTACAAAATCAAAATATTGCATTATTGGAGAACAACTAACAAGCATATTTAAATAAGTACAATTAACCAAACACATTAGCACTGAGTTCATTAAGGAGAGAAGCAAGATTTGGTAAATACGTACACATTTCATGTAAAGCTGTTCAATGGTGGCATTGAGATTGCCTTCCCAATGCCTTTTTCGAACGTTGTACCAGCCTGCCAATACACCGTGTAACTTGGGCGTGCTTGACACTCCAGCAGTGAAAATCCTCAACTTGGGGCATTTATGAACAGTTAATTGTTCTAATGATGGGAATTTGAAAGTGCAACTGCCCAAGCAGAAGCTTGTGAGGCTCTGTAAATCTTCAAGATATAATGTTTTCATTTTGCTGAAAACAATCTCATCTGTTGATCCAATTCCATCCTCTTGATCACCTCCTACTATTTCGGTCAACATATTGCAGGATTTTACAGTCAATGTCTCAAGTTGTACCATACTTTTGGCTGTGGAAGATGTAACAATATTTATCAATGTGTCGCATCTACATACTTTCAGAGTTTTCAGATTTCGGAAAGACGCAGAGGATGgtgctaaaaaaattaaatttccgcAAAACTCTATCTCAAGAGTCTGAAGAGACTGAAATAATGGGTTATGCAGTTGGCAATCTGGTTCCCACATATGCTTCAAATCATCAAGATTTTTAAGCTTTAAAGCCCTTATCCGTGGCAATGGAGTGATATCTTCTTGGTCACCGACGAATCCTTCAAATGGAAATAGCTGCTTGAGAGAAGAATCAAGGACTACAAGATTTTGCAGATTGGGAAATCCTGGAAGTAAACTAAACAAAGGAACAAGAGATTTGTTTGGAAAGCAACGCAATTGAAGAACTTTCACTTGGGAAAAGAAGTCAGTTGGAAATTGAGATTGCAGTATGGTTATGGCAGACTTCTTGTCTAATGACAACTCTTCCAAATTGGGAAACATCTGCACATCAATAAATAAAAATTCGAAACCAAGTTGGATTaggcttttttaaaaaaattattactttGTAAATCAATAATATTATATCATGTTAATACAATTTATGGATAAACATGTTAtttttctataattatttttGGAATATGAATGATGTGAAAGAGTATTATTGGCTTAGCGTATTATTAGCAGCATGggaataattttcttttatttttaaattttattacattattttttattataatgttgTATCGCagttattcaattaaatttttttaagaaaaaaaaagaaaaaaaagggaattGCAGTTCCCAACTCCAAccagttttccttttcttttttttttttttaagaattgcAGGGAAATATAGTAAATATGGTAAATCGATATAATGAGGGACAAAATTAGATTTCACAAATCAATTGAAatccttttttattttatatttgtttttttttcaattattatggtgagaaatttaataaataataaattttaattttttgacttaaaaaattattttaaaatacatataaataatgttaaaaataataaaattgtttgaagattaaattaaattttttttacaaatttttttaaaacaGAAGCCTTTACAGTTTAGTAAATTCAATGGGACATTATTGATGAAGCTTAGTAGGGAGGAATTACTATACAATTAGCGGGAGTGTTCCCAAAAAATTACAAATTTGTGtaaaagttaaaataaaaatggaaaaagTGAAAAAAGAGTGAATACTAAATTTGAATGCCATAAAATTTATCTAAAATTTATTATCGcagaataattaaaaattaaataaatataattttttattttactttttatgggaaagatattaatttattttagttatgggagttttcattttttaataataaatctagtaaataattaaatttttaacatatgaatttttctatattttataataatcagttttaattaattttttttttcaaaataacctACTTTAAATCCAAATGAAAAATTAGCGTTATATACTTtttaaatgtaaaagaaaattaaataaaaataaattgaattgaattattatatttttaacttttcaaacacgctagataattatttaataaataaatatttaatttcatttatatacttatggatatgttcaatttagtttatttttatctttttgtcCAAATTAATCTAgatgttttaattttaactcAATTTGGCCTAACAATTTTAAGCTTTAAAAGTTAGATTTTTTGATTTAGAccaaaaatcaaaaagtttaatttctttatttttagactAAATTTCTTGATTAAGCTAAAAAAATCAAGAAGCTTGCTCttgattttcttaatttttagattaaattgagtttaaattgaaaattctaaataatttcaaaaaataatttaaaatgggCGACAATTAAAATCCCAATAAATACCCGGATGAAATTGAACATTAAACCATTTTTGTAACCTTGTAACGTTTGAGAAATGAATAAGCAAAACTAACCTTATGACAAAAAGGTGTTGTAAGGGGAGTATCAAACCCTTCATTGTCTAGCCTTTGCTCTCTCCCTTCATCATTGGTGTTGGGTCTATGTAACCTCACGAGTGTGCCAAAGACATTCTTCATGCTTGGACATTCATATATGCTCAACTTTTTCAATGATAGACATTCCAAATTACTCGATCCTGAATAGAAACTTGAAAATTTAGGCAAACATTCAAGGTCTCACAATTTCAACGACGGAAGTATCATCTTATCGTAGGAAGAAGTTGCTTCCTCTGGTGCCTCCTTTTCTATAATTTCTTCAATTGTGTTACAATTGCTTAACTAATCTCTTCAAGTTGCATAAGGCTGTATTTATCGACCAAGTAAATATATTCTTCAAAGTTTACAATTTTCAACATGGAGCAACCTTAGGTTATTGAATTCTAAAATTCCCGAGAGGATCCTTGTTCCATAAATGTCTCAACATTGGCGATTTGCTAAGTGCAATTTACTTAGTTGGGAAGTAGGTCGGTGTGCCCATTATCAACAGATAGCCCTTCAAATCAAATACTATTTTCTGTTTGAATCACAATATTCTACTTGAAGCTTTTCCAACTTGTTTAGGCGTAGTAGATTGGGTGATGCAATTATATCAAGTGCACATTTATCCACTATAGCGATTGTACATTGTGGAAGAGTCTCCTTGGATTCCACCATGCGGGCGTAGGAATTAGATGCTTGAAAATATGGCGAACCTCCTAATTCCACAAGATAATATTATTCACAAACATGAAATGTAAATAGGGCAAAGGGGAAAACAAATGAACTGACTTCTAATAAACATACAAACATGTTATGCAAGGAATAACATTTATCTGTAGGAAAAAAAGTAGAAGAATAAATTCGCATATTAAATGCATTAGGTGGGTCCTATGGTTGCATTAAGGTTTCCCTCCCAATGTTGTTGATATGCGATTCTATTCCTCGTAACTTTGGTGTGTTTAGAACTCAGAAAAGAAAATCTTCATCTGTGAGCATTCAAAAACTCTAACATTTTTCTAAAGATGGGAAATTGAAGCGTGATTCCTGAGCAAAAGGCGATAAGACTAGGCAGATAAGTAAGTTCCAAAATTTGTAGTTTGCGGAAAGTAATCTCATCCTCTGTATGATCATCTCCATCGCTTGTCACTATTTCTGTCATCTTATCGCAACTACTTACTGTCATTTTGGTTAGTTGCACCATAGtctttgtaacatcctcccggtagcaattccgcacagtctactgttccggtgaccggtgtcggtccggacagctagaacgtccggaaaaatattcaaatcaaagtgagggaccataattaactcaaatattaataagaaaaatttagtaaaaattttagaaataaaatacggttaagtcaaatgagccggtgcccaagcgatgggtaaccagaggtaagttgcggttcatagcgaggagccctagacccgggggaaaaataataaaataatttttgggactccacagaagggttactgaggttcccatggcattagaatgccaagaaaatatatagaaaaattttacaatcagtgaccaattttgacccgttaagccaaacggagggcattttggtcatttcgccttcagaggtgatttttgaccgacttgtccagttgagtaaataattattatgatctaaaatgtgaataaatattgttgaaaattgaattgaaaatgattagaaaagaaaagaaaagaaaaatccataaaatgaaatttatgacatctttatgatgtcacttacaagtctccaccaatttcattcaaataagcattattaaaacacttaaaagagtcaaaatggaccaaaataaatctgctcttcttcttcttcttcagccaaagcgtgaactcccctctccctccattgaagctcttgtttcaagcttgattccttcacttcccaccataaaatctcttcttcttttcattaaaatttgtccactcatcttgggagagctattggcagcctagaaagtgtaggaaagtgaagtttagaggtgggaaaaatcagccctaatcaaggttagtgcattagacacttaaaacttcttattttcatgaattgtaacttgtattggTGAGAATttcaactaaaatgaacaagaattatgtgtatacatactatgaattttggcagccaaggaaaggaagaaaagtggagttgaagcttagaaaattctgccattaaagaggttagtgcttaattatgcatgtatatctcttgttccatgttaaggacttaaaaatgagtatgaaattgtggagtaaatgaatgaaacttatgggtatgtatgctatggattttggctgccctaaggaaggaacaaaggtggagtgttttgatgtttttaatagacttagaatgaatgaaagattatgcttaaggtgtatatacacatatatagtgaatggaagtgcttaattaggtgtatgtgtgaatcataagggaaaactagggttttgagaagtgaaaaattgaattggcttaggaaattgttagagcacattttaatggtcaattagtgaccattttaggtatgttgaccataattagaacttaaaaatagaatggcaaagtgaaggtgaaatctgccctagggcgacatagggactgaaaattcagtccctttgcactgccataacaggctgtgttagtccaattggtgtttggccaattggacatgaaactaggcttataatggcacatttttgctgaagaaaccatgcccaaagaccaaagcaagaggaccaaaacttggctaatccggacaccctgcacagccctctgcagaattgaccaaatgaacagtaactgttcatttggccataactcgctgtggatttggtcaattgacctgaaatttttacagcaacaagttaagacatagacaaacaactttcatgaaggaacctaccccaaattatggccagaacctaacccaaatggcaatggcagccactgttcaaacctgcaactctgcag is a window encoding:
- the LOC131182092 gene encoding uncharacterized protein LOC131182092 — translated: MASGLVNLQHMELKRCILVEHIITKEADEEVVKDKIMFPSMESISLECLPNLSSFYSARDFLKCPSLKRIDMVGCPNMELLASKFCEDQDLSMIAEGNEEGIHNGDFVFSIAASSGGKVAIPSLEELRVEYNTMKDMWSQADFLSGLKGIELTCFSNDSTLSDASFEEIIFHEEIISEETRSSI
- the LOC110653609 gene encoding uncharacterized protein LOC110653609; translation: MKNVFGTLVRLHRPNTNDEGREQRLDNEGFDTPLTTPFCHKMFPNLEELSLDKKSAITILQSQFPTDFFSQVKVLQLRCFPNKSLVPLFSLLPGFPNLQNLVVLDSSLKQLFPFEGFVGDQEDITPLPRIRALKLKNLDDLKHMWEPDCQLHNPLFQSLQTLEIEFCGNLIFLAPSSASFRNLKTLKVCRCDTLINIVTSSTAKSMVQLETLTVKSCNMLTEIVGGDQEDGIGSTDEIVFSKMKTLYLEDLQSLTSFCLGSCTFKFPSLEQLTVHKCPKLRIFTAGVSSTPKLHGVLAGWYNVRKRHWEGNLNATIEQLYMKCVAFEWIDEVQLSNFPMLKEKWHGQFPFKNLMHLRKLVVDGCAFFSNALSSNLLKYLFWLNELVVERCDSVEELFDLEGLNADEGDVGLLNYSNELRLIDLPRLRHV
- the LOC131182325 gene encoding uncharacterized protein LOC131182325; translated protein: MDAKLLTVFQYLETLEVLECGRLEILVPSSVSFQNLKTLEVSNCQRLVNLISSSTARSLERLRKMKIEECGLIQEIIVTEADKDEEEKICFGQLKCLELQNLPSLSSFCSGSTIRNSNS